One genomic region from Yersinia canariae encodes:
- the tauA gene encoding taurine ABC transporter substrate-binding protein: protein MATTFSSVNLASAAHGFLRSGGALLALSLVMANAHAVDVTVAYQTSAEPAKVAQADNSFAKLSGANVDWRKFDSGSSVVRALASGDVQIGNIGSSPLAVAASQNVPIEVFLLASQLGSSEALVVKKEIKTPQDLIGKRIAVPFISTTHYSLLAALKHWDIKPDQVTIVNLQPPAIAAAWQRGDIDGAYVWAPAVNELAKTGTVLTDSAQVGQWGAPTLDVWVVRKDFAQAHPEVVTAFARSALAAQGAYLAQPEQWLKNPQHLSQLARLSGVPAEQVPELVKGNTYLPVADQITQLGQPVDQAIRDTAAFLKEQGKIPQVASDYRDFVTDRFVKDVQAAPQS from the coding sequence ATGGCGACAACCTTTTCTTCTGTGAATCTTGCCAGCGCAGCACACGGCTTTTTGCGATCCGGTGGGGCACTGCTGGCCCTGTCATTGGTGATGGCCAATGCACACGCGGTTGATGTGACCGTCGCCTACCAAACCTCTGCCGAGCCGGCCAAGGTCGCCCAAGCGGATAACAGCTTTGCTAAGCTTTCCGGTGCCAATGTGGACTGGCGCAAATTTGATAGCGGCTCCAGTGTCGTCAGGGCACTGGCTTCGGGTGATGTGCAGATTGGTAACATCGGCTCCAGCCCATTAGCGGTTGCCGCCAGCCAGAATGTCCCGATTGAAGTGTTTTTACTGGCCTCCCAGCTGGGTAGCTCTGAAGCATTAGTCGTCAAAAAAGAGATCAAAACTCCTCAGGATTTAATCGGTAAACGCATTGCGGTGCCGTTTATCTCCACCACGCATTACAGCTTACTGGCTGCCCTAAAGCATTGGGACATCAAGCCGGATCAGGTCACTATTGTGAACTTACAACCCCCCGCTATCGCGGCGGCCTGGCAACGTGGTGATATTGACGGCGCGTATGTTTGGGCGCCCGCTGTTAACGAATTAGCCAAAACCGGCACTGTCCTGACTGATTCCGCGCAAGTAGGGCAATGGGGCGCACCAACACTGGATGTTTGGGTGGTACGCAAAGATTTTGCCCAAGCGCATCCTGAAGTGGTGACGGCCTTTGCCCGCAGTGCTCTGGCTGCTCAAGGGGCTTATCTGGCACAACCTGAACAATGGCTTAAAAACCCACAGCATCTGAGCCAGCTTGCGCGCTTAAGTGGGGTGCCGGCCGAGCAGGTGCCGGAATTGGTAAAAGGCAATACTTACCTGCCGGTTGCTGACCAGATAACCCAGTTGGGCCAGCCGGTGGATCAAGCTATCCGTGATACCGCAGCATTCCTGAAAGAGCAGGGCAAGATCCCGCAGGTCGCCAGTGATTATCGTGATTTTGTTACTGACCGCTTTGTGAAAGACGTTCAGGCCGCGCCGCAGTCCTAG
- a CDS encoding PhzF family phenazine biosynthesis protein, translating into MAYNYFHVDAFIGTGLSGNPAGVYLLKKPLSTEQMQRIAAEINLPETSFVWDEGDKSAIRWFTPEREVDLCGHGTLAAAHVMFNLVNPGLHDICFRSASGDLHVKRDADNFGRLSLDFPALPPEQIAISAELKILLGVDIQQVWQAKSLLVVLDNEQQVRQLQPDLVALIAYTGRGVIVTAPGDEVDFVSRYFTLSSNEDPVTGSAHCTLMPYWVARLGRASLHARQISVRGGELFCTLAGDRTFISGESRIFLKGEISL; encoded by the coding sequence ATGGCTTATAACTATTTTCATGTTGATGCATTTATCGGCACAGGATTATCCGGTAATCCGGCCGGGGTGTATTTGCTGAAAAAGCCGCTGTCGACAGAACAAATGCAACGTATTGCCGCTGAGATTAATTTGCCGGAAACCAGTTTTGTCTGGGATGAAGGGGATAAGTCGGCGATTCGGTGGTTTACCCCAGAACGTGAAGTGGATTTATGTGGTCACGGCACTTTGGCGGCGGCGCATGTGATGTTCAATTTGGTGAACCCCGGTTTGCATGATATTTGCTTTCGCAGCGCCAGCGGCGATTTACATGTGAAGCGCGATGCGGATAACTTTGGCCGATTGTCACTGGATTTCCCTGCATTGCCCCCAGAGCAAATCGCGATTTCGGCTGAACTGAAAATCTTGCTCGGTGTGGATATTCAACAGGTATGGCAGGCGAAGTCTCTGCTGGTGGTGCTGGACAATGAGCAGCAGGTTCGCCAGTTACAGCCGGATTTGGTGGCACTGATTGCCTATACTGGCCGGGGTGTGATTGTGACGGCACCGGGTGATGAGGTGGATTTTGTTTCGCGCTATTTCACCTTGAGCAGTAATGAAGATCCGGTTACCGGTTCGGCCCATTGCACATTAATGCCGTATTGGGTGGCGCGATTGGGCAGGGCATCGCTCCATGCTCGCCAGATCTCCGTGCGAGGCGGAGAGTTATTCTGCACGTTAGCGGGAGATCGCACTTTTATTTCCGGTGAATCCCGCATTTTCCTCAAAGGCGAAATATCCCTTTAG
- a CDS encoding LysE family translocator, which translates to MELSLFLSMVGFLWVAAITPGPNNMLLTSAGANFGFMRSIWLMLGIMLGMQSMLLLVAFGVGGLILIYPSLHLILKILGSLYLLWLAWKIATSAYEKLETNIAPPKPLRLYQGWLLQFLNPKAWLMGLGSVASFSMAGVAYNHSILMISLGMFMVNLVAGIIWLGFGSLIGRLLRSRRAWFTFNISMGLLTAACVLLIWH; encoded by the coding sequence ATGGAACTGAGTTTATTTCTTTCAATGGTAGGTTTTCTCTGGGTTGCTGCAATTACCCCCGGCCCAAACAATATGTTATTAACCTCAGCCGGAGCCAATTTCGGCTTTATGCGGTCTATCTGGTTGATGTTAGGCATTATGTTAGGCATGCAGAGTATGCTGTTACTGGTGGCATTTGGGGTCGGTGGCCTGATTTTGATCTATCCCTCTTTGCACTTAATTCTGAAAATTCTCGGGAGTCTTTATCTACTGTGGCTGGCATGGAAAATTGCCACTTCGGCCTATGAAAAATTAGAAACCAATATTGCACCGCCAAAACCGCTGCGTTTGTATCAGGGATGGTTATTACAGTTTCTTAATCCAAAAGCATGGCTGATGGGATTAGGCTCCGTTGCCAGCTTCAGCATGGCGGGTGTGGCTTATAATCATTCCATCTTAATGATAAGTCTTGGCATGTTTATGGTGAATCTGGTGGCCGGTATTATTTGGCTGGGTTTTGGCTCTTTGATTGGCCGCTTGCTGCGCAGCCGCCGGGCTTGGTTCACATTTAATATCTCGATGGGTTTGCTGACCGCGGCCTGTGTGCTATTGATTTGGCACTAA
- a CDS encoding hydrolase, with protein sequence MYEIFRPLAGASNPHLQTLLPRLVRRRVQLRPFWQRLELPDGDFVDLAWSENPELARDKPRVVLFHGLEGNFYSPYAHGLLHAWQAKGWLGVVMHFRGCSGEPNRKSRIYHSGETEDARFFLRWLRENYGQVPTAAVGVSLGGNMLACYLAQQGRDSLLEAAVVVSAPLMLEPCANRMDQGFSRVYQRYLLNQLKLNATRKLLHYPGSLPLNLAQLKGLRRIKEFDDVITAKIHGFNDALDYYRRCSALPLLPQITTPLLIIHANDDPFMTADVIPNRQELPSNIDYQLTEHGGHVGFVGGSLKHPQMWLEQRIPAWLSPYLEQQS encoded by the coding sequence ATGTATGAAATATTTCGCCCGCTGGCCGGTGCCAGCAACCCACACCTTCAAACACTGCTGCCACGGCTTGTGAGGCGACGTGTGCAACTGCGGCCGTTTTGGCAACGGCTGGAATTGCCCGATGGGGACTTTGTCGACCTGGCCTGGAGTGAAAATCCTGAGCTGGCGCGCGATAAACCCAGAGTGGTGCTATTCCACGGGTTGGAAGGAAATTTTTACAGCCCTTATGCCCATGGTTTACTGCACGCTTGGCAAGCCAAAGGGTGGTTGGGGGTAGTCATGCATTTTCGTGGATGCAGTGGAGAACCTAATCGCAAGTCTCGCATTTATCACTCCGGTGAAACAGAAGATGCGCGTTTCTTCCTGCGCTGGCTGCGGGAAAACTATGGTCAGGTGCCAACGGCCGCTGTCGGCGTCTCTTTGGGGGGCAATATGTTAGCTTGCTATCTGGCACAGCAAGGGCGCGATAGTTTATTAGAGGCCGCCGTGGTGGTTTCTGCCCCCCTGATGCTCGAACCTTGCGCGAATCGAATGGATCAAGGTTTCTCACGTGTTTATCAGCGCTATTTGTTGAATCAGCTCAAGTTAAATGCCACTCGTAAGCTGTTGCATTACCCCGGAAGCCTGCCGTTGAATCTGGCGCAATTGAAAGGGCTGCGGCGAATCAAAGAGTTTGATGATGTCATAACGGCGAAAATACATGGCTTCAATGATGCACTGGATTACTATCGGCGTTGCAGCGCTTTGCCACTGCTACCGCAAATTACAACGCCATTGCTTATCATTCATGCTAATGATGACCCATTCATGACGGCCGACGTTATCCCCAACCGGCAGGAATTACCAAGTAACATTGATTATCAGTTAACTGAGCATGGCGGCCATGTCGGATTTGTCGGCGGCTCATTAAAACACCCACAAATGTGGTTGGAACAACGTATTCCAGCCTGGCTTTCCCCCTATTTGGAGCAACAGTCATGA
- a CDS encoding YheU family protein, translated as MIIPWQQVDSETLDNLLETFVLREGTDYGEQERSLAQKVEDVRRQLVSREAVLVWSELHETINIMPRGAFRAGAEELP; from the coding sequence ATGATTATCCCCTGGCAGCAAGTCGATAGTGAAACACTGGATAATCTGCTTGAAACCTTTGTGTTACGTGAAGGCACCGATTACGGCGAGCAAGAGCGCTCATTGGCACAAAAAGTCGAAGATGTGCGCCGCCAATTAGTGAGTCGTGAGGCGGTATTAGTGTGGTCTGAACTACACGAAACCATCAATATTATGCCGCGTGGTGCATTTCGTGCCGGGGCAGAAGAGTTGCCATAA
- a CDS encoding phosphoribulokinase, which translates to MSIKHPVIAVTGSSGAGTTTTSLAFRKIFQQLNIRAAQIEGDSFHRYTRPEMDAAIRKARDQGRHISYFGPEANDFGQLEESVSQYGEHGTGRSRKYLHTYDEAVPYNQIPGTFTPWESLPEPTDVLFYEGLHGGVVTEHHDVAKHVDLLVGVVPIVNLEWIQKLVRDTGERGHSREAVMDSVVRSMDDYINYITPQFSRTHINFQRVPTVDTSNPFAAKAIPSLDESFVVIHFRGLDQIDFPYLLAMLQGSFISNINTLVVPGGKMGLAMELIMAPLVQQLLEGKKIG; encoded by the coding sequence ATGTCAATTAAACATCCGGTTATAGCCGTTACCGGCTCAAGTGGCGCAGGAACCACGACCACCAGTTTGGCGTTTCGCAAAATTTTCCAGCAATTGAATATTCGCGCGGCACAAATTGAAGGTGACAGTTTCCACCGCTACACTCGCCCGGAAATGGATGCCGCCATCCGTAAAGCGCGGGATCAAGGCCGACATATCAGCTATTTTGGCCCAGAAGCCAATGATTTTGGTCAGTTGGAAGAAAGTGTGTCCCAATACGGTGAGCACGGAACCGGGCGCTCACGTAAGTATTTGCATACCTATGATGAAGCCGTGCCCTATAACCAGATTCCCGGCACATTCACTCCTTGGGAGTCGCTACCCGAGCCGACTGATGTGCTGTTTTATGAAGGCCTGCACGGCGGGGTCGTGACTGAACATCATGATGTCGCGAAACATGTAGATTTGCTGGTTGGCGTAGTCCCCATCGTTAACCTGGAGTGGATTCAGAAATTAGTCCGGGATACCGGCGAGCGCGGCCATTCCCGTGAAGCGGTCATGGATTCCGTGGTGCGCTCCATGGATGACTATATTAACTACATCACCCCCCAGTTCTCGCGCACCCATATTAACTTCCAGCGGGTACCGACCGTCGATACCTCTAACCCATTTGCCGCCAAAGCCATTCCGTCACTGGATGAAAGTTTTGTCGTCATTCATTTCCGGGGTTTGGATCAAATCGATTTTCCCTACTTACTGGCGATGCTACAGGGATCATTTATTTCAAATATCAATACATTGGTAGTCCCAGGCGGGAAGATGGGGCTGGCGATGGAGTTGATTATGGCGCCATTGGTGCAGCAATTGCTGGAAGGGAAAAAAATTGGTTAA
- a CDS encoding OsmC family protein translates to MQARVKWVEGLTFLGESASGHQVLMDGNAGDKAPSPMEMLLMSAGGCSAIDVVSILQKGRNDVRDCEVTLTSQRREEAPRLFTQINLHFIVSGKGLTDKIVERAVELSAEKYCSVSLMLGKAATITHSFEIREVA, encoded by the coding sequence ATGCAGGCACGTGTAAAGTGGGTTGAGGGACTGACATTTTTGGGTGAGTCGGCTTCAGGCCATCAAGTTTTAATGGATGGGAATGCGGGCGATAAAGCACCAAGCCCGATGGAAATGTTGTTAATGTCGGCAGGCGGCTGTAGTGCAATTGACGTTGTTTCCATTTTGCAAAAAGGCCGTAACGATGTGCGCGATTGCGAAGTGACGTTAACTTCGCAGCGCCGAGAAGAGGCACCGCGCCTGTTTACGCAAATTAACTTGCATTTTATTGTCAGCGGCAAGGGCTTGACCGATAAAATTGTTGAGCGCGCGGTTGAACTTTCGGCTGAGAAATATTGCTCGGTTTCTCTGATGCTGGGCAAAGCGGCGACCATTACCCACAGTTTTGAAATCCGCGAAGTCGCCTAA
- the crp gene encoding cAMP-activated global transcriptional regulator CRP, whose product MVLGKPQTDPTLEWFLSHCHIHKYPSKSTLIHQGEKAETLYYIVKGSVAVLIKDEEGKEMILSYLNQGDFIGELGLFEEGQERSAWVRAKTACEVAEISYKKFRQLIQVNPDILMRLSSQMANRLQITSEKVGNLAFLDVTGRIAQTLLNLAKQPDAMTHPDGMQIKITRQEIGQIVGCSRETVGRILKMLEDQNLISAHGKTIVVYGTR is encoded by the coding sequence ATGGTTCTCGGCAAGCCACAAACAGACCCGACTCTCGAATGGTTCCTGTCTCATTGCCATATCCACAAATATCCATCGAAAAGTACGCTAATTCACCAAGGTGAAAAGGCCGAAACGCTTTACTACATCGTGAAAGGCTCCGTTGCGGTGCTTATCAAAGATGAAGAAGGTAAAGAGATGATTCTCTCCTATCTAAACCAGGGAGATTTCATCGGCGAGCTTGGATTATTTGAAGAAGGCCAAGAACGTAGTGCCTGGGTTAGAGCAAAAACCGCCTGTGAAGTGGCTGAAATTTCTTACAAAAAATTCCGTCAGTTGATTCAGGTAAATCCAGATATCTTGATGCGCCTGTCTTCACAAATGGCGAATCGCTTACAGATAACATCTGAGAAAGTGGGTAACCTTGCTTTCCTTGATGTCACTGGGCGCATTGCACAAACACTGCTTAATCTGGCAAAACAACCCGATGCCATGACCCACCCAGATGGGATGCAGATAAAGATTACCCGCCAGGAAATTGGTCAAATCGTTGGCTGCTCCCGCGAAACGGTGGGGCGGATACTAAAAATGCTGGAAGATCAAAATCTGATCTCCGCACACGGTAAAACGATTGTCGTTTACGGCACCCGTTAG
- a CDS encoding YccS/YhfK family putative transporter has translation MNWQRLIYHPEVNYALRQTLVLCIPAALGFAIGDLRLGLMFSLIPACCNIASLDTPHQHFFRRLIVGGALFTFSSYLTQQLLLWDIPLPVVLLGLALTLGISGAISQLNGRLLPAALIAAIFSLSMIGRAPIWQAPLMCAVGTLWYGVFTWLWFRLCKDQPIREPLSQLYHLLANYCDATFRLFGQRRETEKAIPQLLDKQQGIMDEINQLYQQFNLLPNTTKKEQKRLLTLFQMALDLQEHITAAMNQSEKTQELIEQTPIEKVLERNIQIISTQMRTIADDILYHHRAKTGFSAGDALVELEEIAQQHPNNPVAQFCYYHISHITQILSDQRPQYDRDLMSSQISQPFWPALVGYLSFKSSALRDAGRIGVTLAAGSYIGNLIHLPKPYWILLTIMLVTQNGYNATKIRIHHRALGTLIGLLLAAALLHFKMPEGTTLSIMLLITLVAYLVQRKNYGLSVIFRTITTVYILQLLTGEGADFLIPRLLDTLIGCALAFASALWLWPQWQSGLLRKNAHQALESYQSILRILLKPKPDVGELSYERIQVNKASNAVLNSLNQAMQEPGFNSKYLSDMRLWATHSELIVGHINEMTILTRAYPLGESPADADKRHVRLTVKLAEDYLQLCEMAIQQCQQRLESDSSEGNNDFVQMPDIDPDTQISELERNLRRILSHLSVMHTVSSLAWQQQPHHGIWRSHRLQSKA, from the coding sequence ATGAATTGGCAACGGCTTATTTATCATCCTGAAGTTAACTATGCTCTCCGCCAAACGCTGGTTCTGTGCATACCCGCGGCATTGGGGTTTGCTATTGGCGATTTACGATTGGGGTTGATGTTCTCCCTGATACCCGCTTGCTGTAACATTGCTTCGCTAGATACCCCTCATCAACATTTCTTCCGGCGACTGATTGTCGGCGGGGCTCTCTTTACCTTCAGTAGCTATCTAACTCAACAACTGTTGCTGTGGGATATCCCATTGCCAGTGGTGCTGCTTGGCCTCGCATTAACATTGGGGATAAGTGGTGCCATCAGTCAGCTCAATGGCCGTTTGCTCCCGGCCGCACTGATTGCCGCGATTTTCAGTCTCAGCATGATAGGTCGCGCGCCCATCTGGCAAGCCCCATTGATGTGTGCCGTGGGGACTCTCTGGTACGGCGTATTTACCTGGCTGTGGTTCCGGTTATGTAAGGACCAGCCCATCCGTGAGCCATTGAGCCAGCTTTACCATCTGTTGGCCAATTATTGCGATGCGACATTCCGTTTATTTGGCCAGCGCCGGGAAACGGAAAAGGCAATACCGCAGTTGTTGGATAAACAGCAAGGTATCATGGATGAAATTAATCAACTTTATCAACAATTTAACCTGCTTCCTAACACCACCAAGAAAGAGCAAAAACGGTTACTGACACTATTTCAGATGGCCCTCGATTTGCAAGAACACATCACTGCGGCAATGAATCAGTCAGAAAAAACGCAAGAGCTGATTGAGCAGACACCTATAGAAAAGGTCCTTGAGCGCAATATACAGATTATCTCAACGCAAATGCGCACCATTGCCGATGATATTCTCTACCACCACCGCGCGAAAACCGGCTTTAGCGCCGGTGATGCACTGGTAGAACTGGAAGAGATTGCCCAGCAACATCCTAATAATCCAGTGGCGCAATTTTGCTATTACCATATCAGTCATATTACCCAAATTCTGAGCGACCAGCGCCCGCAGTATGACCGTGATTTGATGTCCAGCCAGATATCCCAACCGTTCTGGCCGGCGCTTGTCGGCTACTTATCTTTTAAATCCAGTGCATTACGTGATGCTGGCCGGATTGGCGTCACCCTGGCTGCTGGCAGTTATATCGGCAACCTGATCCACCTGCCTAAACCTTACTGGATTTTACTCACCATCATGTTGGTGACACAAAACGGCTATAACGCCACGAAGATCCGTATTCATCACCGCGCCCTTGGCACCCTGATAGGGCTGTTACTCGCGGCAGCTTTACTGCACTTTAAAATGCCGGAAGGCACCACGCTGAGCATCATGTTACTCATCACATTGGTAGCCTATCTGGTTCAACGCAAAAACTATGGCTTGTCAGTCATTTTTAGAACTATCACTACGGTGTATATCTTGCAGCTATTGACCGGAGAAGGGGCGGACTTTTTGATCCCGCGGTTGCTGGATACGTTAATCGGCTGCGCATTGGCCTTTGCCAGTGCACTCTGGTTATGGCCTCAGTGGCAAAGCGGTTTACTGCGTAAAAATGCGCATCAGGCGCTAGAGAGTTATCAGAGTATCCTGCGTATCCTACTGAAACCTAAGCCAGATGTTGGGGAACTGTCCTATGAGCGCATTCAGGTGAACAAAGCCAGCAATGCTGTTCTTAACTCACTGAATCAGGCCATGCAGGAGCCGGGATTCAACTCCAAATATTTATCAGACATGCGCCTATGGGCCACACATAGCGAACTTATTGTCGGGCATATCAACGAGATGACTATCCTGACCCGGGCCTATCCACTGGGAGAATCGCCCGCAGATGCAGATAAACGCCACGTCCGGTTAACCGTTAAATTGGCGGAAGATTATTTACAGCTATGTGAAATGGCGATACAGCAATGCCAGCAACGGCTGGAGTCGGATAGCAGTGAGGGGAATAACGATTTTGTGCAAATGCCGGATATCGATCCCGACACCCAAATCTCTGAATTGGAACGCAATTTACGCCGCATCTTGTCGCATCTTAGCGTAATGCATACCGTTTCATCCCTAGCATGGCAACAACAGCCGCACCACGGTATTTGGCGCAGCCATAGATTGCAGAGTAAGGCGTAA
- the argD gene encoding bifunctional acetylornithine/succinyldiaminopimelate transaminase, with protein MADKLAVNRSTFDQVILPVYAPAQFIPVKGKGSRVWDQQGTEYIDFAGGIAVTALGHCHPALVAALHQQGEMLWHTSNVFTNEPALRLAQKLIAATFADRVFFANSGGEANEAAFKLARHYAIERHSPYKTKIIAFHNAFHGRTLFTVSVGGQPKYSDGFGPKPADIIHVPFNDLAAVKAVMDDHTCAVVLEPIQGEGGITSATPEFLQGVRALCSQHKALLVFDEVQSGMGRSGKLFTYMHYGVTPDILTTAKALGGGFPVSAMLTTEEIASVMAVGTHGTTYGGNPLACAVAEAALDVINTPEVLDGIEQRHGVFVQALQEINSKYHVFSDIRGMGLLIGAELTPQYHGRAREFLTEAAAQGLMILNAGPDVLRLAPSLVIEQEDIQLGMARLEQAIANLVKG; from the coding sequence ATGGCAGATAAATTAGCAGTGAATCGCAGTACATTCGATCAGGTTATTTTGCCTGTTTATGCACCAGCGCAGTTTATCCCGGTAAAAGGGAAAGGTAGCCGGGTGTGGGATCAGCAAGGCACGGAATACATTGATTTTGCAGGTGGAATTGCAGTCACAGCACTGGGGCATTGCCATCCGGCATTGGTGGCGGCATTGCATCAGCAAGGTGAAATGCTATGGCATACCAGTAATGTATTCACCAATGAGCCAGCGCTACGTTTAGCGCAAAAACTGATTGCCGCGACCTTTGCTGACCGGGTGTTTTTCGCCAACTCTGGCGGCGAAGCAAATGAGGCCGCATTTAAGTTAGCCCGCCATTACGCTATTGAACGCCATAGTCCTTATAAAACTAAAATCATTGCCTTCCACAATGCATTCCATGGCCGCACCCTATTTACTGTATCAGTCGGGGGGCAGCCAAAATACTCCGATGGTTTTGGTCCGAAACCCGCTGATATTATCCATGTGCCTTTTAATGATTTGGCAGCGGTAAAAGCAGTAATGGATGACCACACTTGCGCAGTCGTGCTGGAGCCGATCCAAGGGGAAGGGGGCATTACCTCTGCGACGCCAGAGTTTCTGCAAGGGGTGCGTGCGCTCTGCTCCCAACATAAAGCGCTGTTGGTGTTTGATGAAGTTCAAAGCGGCATGGGGCGCAGCGGTAAGCTGTTTACCTATATGCATTATGGTGTCACGCCAGATATCCTCACTACGGCTAAAGCATTGGGCGGCGGGTTCCCTGTCAGTGCGATGCTGACAACAGAAGAAATTGCATCAGTGATGGCCGTCGGAACACACGGTACCACTTATGGTGGCAATCCTCTGGCCTGTGCGGTAGCAGAAGCCGCATTGGATGTGATTAACACCCCTGAGGTACTTGATGGTATTGAACAGCGTCACGGCGTGTTTGTGCAGGCTCTGCAAGAAATTAACAGCAAGTATCATGTGTTTAGTGATATTCGCGGCATGGGGTTGTTGATTGGGGCAGAATTAACACCGCAATATCATGGTCGTGCGCGGGAGTTCCTGACCGAGGCGGCAGCGCAGGGTTTGATGATTCTCAATGCGGGGCCAGACGTACTGCGGTTGGCACCTTCACTGGTGATTGAGCAAGAAGATATTCAGCTAGGTATGGCGCGTTTGGAACAAGCCATCGCCAACCTGGTAAAAGGCTAA
- a CDS encoding aminodeoxychorismate synthase component II: MLLLIDNYDSFTYNLYQYFCELGAEVVVKRNDEVQLTDIEKLSPSHLVISPGPCTPNEAGISLAAIRHFAGQLPILGVCLGHQALGQAFGARIVRARQVMHGKTTAIRHTGEGVFRGLNQPLTVTRYHSLVIAADSLPDCFELTAWTEQGGVMDEIMGIRHRSLPLEGVQFHPESILSEQGHQLLDNFLRN, from the coding sequence ATGCTGTTATTGATCGATAATTACGATTCATTTACCTACAACCTTTACCAGTATTTTTGTGAACTGGGCGCGGAGGTGGTGGTTAAACGTAATGATGAAGTGCAACTGACTGATATTGAAAAATTATCACCGTCTCATTTGGTCATTTCTCCCGGCCCCTGCACACCGAATGAGGCCGGGATCTCTTTGGCCGCTATTCGCCACTTCGCCGGTCAGTTGCCAATCTTGGGCGTCTGTCTTGGTCATCAGGCGCTAGGGCAGGCTTTTGGCGCGCGGATTGTGCGGGCGCGGCAAGTGATGCACGGCAAAACAACCGCTATTCGCCATACTGGTGAGGGGGTTTTTCGTGGGCTTAATCAACCGCTGACCGTGACGCGTTATCACTCTTTAGTCATTGCCGCCGACTCACTGCCTGATTGTTTTGAGCTGACTGCGTGGACGGAGCAGGGCGGTGTAATGGATGAGATTATGGGTATCCGCCATCGTAGTTTGCCGCTGGAAGGCGTGCAGTTCCATCCGGAGAGTATCCTCAGTGAGCAAGGTCATCAATTATTAGATAATTTCCTTAGAAATTAA